tattatctttatattgtttattctttcttgtttaagatgaattaatcaggaccatccccgataatctagatgaatttaccaggaacacccccgatgctgtagatgaatttatcagcaactatagcgatgattttttaaacggcttcagcgtgcctactctggagtgtgatacacctggagctgagtatagtaacactaatgcaggtgtcgctgctgtgtgggatttgactcaaggcatcataggtgcgttgtgtgactgctgtgtatgtatgtgtgtgtgtgtgtatatagcttttaagtatttagacgtgtaaatatatatattaattctttacagatgtcgacatgtttccagaaccaaccaccacggaacacaatcagccgcctgttgaggaactgatgtaccagacccccacgccgagaaacagccctgattctagagcacctaaaaaacagctcggaccgggggGCAAAAAAGGGAGAGGTgagaatcgtatgaaaagtttttttttgcacaaccgctctgcgaaaatccaccacgcctctactaaggcctgtatctttatttatagcttgtaaactgaagcctagaagaattttcacaaaagagaatataccggagctaatggagagcatcgcagaagctgcagaagacgccacggcaatcattcaccacacatcgctatcccgtaagtgtatattttagtatacatgcacagtctctgtacagtcAATGATGCACGTGCTTCATCATTGAGATCCATGGcccccacatatctgacacatgtataatctatcctgcagctaagcgcagcggcctgcgtcggtctcacacatatctggcacacgtataatctttcctgcagctatgcgcagcggcctgcgacggtctcgcacatatctgacacatgtataatctttcctacagctaagcgcaaagtcatgagaaaaacacctccagcacctctacagccgctacagatcaccgagaatggcgcagcacaagcgtggccggcgatacagacggctaatggttctgttagagcatatccgctatcaccgatctgcgtggtgcaggacgcaggaaaccctgtaccgtcggaccatcgtgaaataccccattcaagtaccggtcagccatcgacaatccgtgtgaatgaccccgcgccactatatccagaagtgctcgaggcaccccgaaaacataagcggaaaacaaaacatgttacagagtcaccaaccgcatcctgcgccgtgggtgcaacagccacgatgagtcgtgaagagtatgatcgcgagattgatcagctcgctgatggtaagcaaccatccatagaaccgctcattatacgtatgtcccacactatgcaaccgtcagcgccatgtgtaacgggtcctgctaatgcctctggggccggaccctcaggatcctctaatttgggtgacatatctcatgtctgtgtatctaactctgttaatgttaagaaacggtcaaagaggtcgcggccggctgatgttaaggggtgtaaagagcttaaaatgtgtaaaaagccacggattcatgcgccagctatagatctgcagcatgaatcccgcagctgggaccccgttgaaatgcttgtatttcaggaacacatcggccgctacttacgctacaaacgctgggtccccaaaataatgtttttttgcgatacttttgaaaaattattattaacacaaaacccaacacaggctaataagtccgaactatacgcacttcggagcctgctgctggatggcgagataacaactacagcgaccccattatgactagatatggtcggctacggcatgcataaaccgcctaaactaacactacccaggtataatagggctagagttataaaaagggctctaaaattgttggtcagcgctagacgggcgctatgctctaggaggcgccGTGGTGCCATGTGTCCTGCAATGCCTCTACAGTCACCACAgatgtcgtcacaagagtcagaacagcactcacatagtccaggcagctctgcagatgccgcacaggcatctacacaaaattcacaatccgcagacgctgacgctgctggtaatgtgcggcgccccgatcatacagtatttttgcaacacatccatcatcatgaaagggccctccgcaatttcaacggtcatatacatacagatcattttagatttgtaaatttggagcgtgtacggtcatttgaagagggcttgaatattgttcatgaaggcattcaggcattactggatagaatcatcagggacattgaacctggcgactttgtacagttaaggtttgatgccggtgatactttagaccctattttcactacaaaacaaacccgtgaagattttaattccgaatcttttttaaatgctgttgcccgcgcacttcaaagtaacagtgaatgcatatcatccaattcgctaaagctagtcgtcaccatcattaaaaaccgacgcggtggtgtaaaaaggcgcttgaaatctatagcgagcagtcagatcattaaacaaaagagacaatggctgtatgattttaacaattacaagtcaaatctgtgtttggctgccagtgtgtgcgccctgatggacgacacggatgtcagtgatggtgttttactgaaccgctctaaaaacatacacgcagcactgggcatccctgatgatcaattagtgagttttagcgacatccctgcatttgaaaaatatttgggggtcaccattaaagtactgtactatagtcagggcgattggcgttactttgagagcggtaatacagctattggcaaaaccgtattcatattgttccatgataatcactactacggtatcaaaaatatgaagggttttatcggcgctaagtacttttgtgagctctgcaattcagtgtttcaccacaaaaacaaccactcctgtcagtatttttgtaaagcctgtcagagagagaattgcatagaaagcggtgccgaccaacagcccagatgtcctgtttgcagagtttattgccgctcgagcgtgtgcctagattatcacaaacaatttggattaggcgacccagcattctgcagacttaaaacattttgtgataaatgcaacctttttgtccccagaaatagtgaaacagagcataaatgtaatggtttgcgctgtcctgtatgtcgcagacatataaataaattcgatgcccatctttgttacatgcggaagtatgtagcacaggatgagtcagattgctatatcttttatgattttgaatgtatgcaggagacaggcacgcacatcccgaattacatttatgctacaacgctgtatggccacccctcctgggagtttgagggcgatacctgtacacatgactttgtacagttctttacaagcggtaaattttcagatcatacatttattgcccacaatggtggaagatatgatgcatactttattgttaaggaactgatttctgaaaaactacaagtacagttgataacccaaggtggccgcctcttgtgtgtgtcgctacccgatttgtctataaggttcatagactctctaaattttatccccatgaaactcagtaaattaccacaggccatgggcttttcaggaggcaaagggcattttccacactttttcaataccagagaaaaccaaaactatgtaggccccatacctgatgtaaaatattatggggtggagtacatgtcacctggtgagaaggtagagttcctggagtggtatgagacacaggtaaatacaacttttgacttcaaggccgagctaaaatcttattgcaaacaagatgttgaaattttgagacacgcctgcgagatctatagagagcgtattatgcagatgacgcagaaaaatgttaaaaaatactgtaagcgtcaaaagcaaaagattgtagtgcgcagatgtgttgatccttttcagctcatcaccctggcctcggtgtgtatgacaatgtaccggtttaaatttctaccaaaaaagacaatcgccattttacctggtgataattatcacaaggcaaaaaagcgctactcgacacccgctatacagtggctcatgtatgtagcccactctgagaacatcgacatacagcacgctttgagaggcggtgaaaaacaggtcgggaagtattttctagatggctatgcctatgttagcggccagcacatagcctttgaatttcaggggtgtttttaccacggttgtcccgtgtgctataatgaaaatgacacaaataaggtcacaagcacgtcctacggccagttatattacacctttttagctaaaaagcgttacttacagtgttgcgggtacacagtaagactgatgtgggaacatgagtggaatgaaatggttgaaaatgattctaaccttcaaacatttcttcgtcagatggaattccccgctcctttagacccccgtgatgcgctttatggcgggcgaactaacgccattaagctctatcaccatctggaagaaggggagactttacactactacgatttcaccagtctgtacccctttgtaaacaaaactaaaacataccctgtaggccacccagacatcatctacgacaattttggattcattaaaaaatactttggcattgctagagtcaaggtctacccgccgagagatttattttttccagttctaccggtaaaactcaacaaaaaattaatgtttcccctttgctacacatgcgctgcagattcccaggcagatatttgtgcccacagtgatgaagaacgggcgctgacaggcacctggtgcactatagagctcgagatggcgatagaaaaagggtatcggatcgctcacatctatgaaatatggcattttcctaaaaccactgatgatctgtttgcgccttacattaaattacatcttagggataagcaggaagcctctggttatcctagctggtgcactgatgacgccaagaaacggcagtacattgactcttttcttgaaaaagaaggtgtccaattacggcctgaaaatatagctgtcaatcctgctaagcgccagatctccaagcttttcttaaattctttatggggaaagtttgctcagagatctaatctatcatgtaccagcattgttagggatccagatgagctttttaagtatttgttcctgccttactatgacatttcgatgttacatttccttgatgatgacaccgcaaccattaactggaaatatgcaaaaggccaccacacactcaacaaaaacacaaacatttttatagcgtgttttacaacagcgtatgctcggttagagctctattcgctgctggaccggctgcaggagaggtgcctttatcacgacacagactcagttatttttgtacagagagatggtgagtggcaaccgcctttaggcgattacctgggggagctgaccagtgaaatacccgatggtacacacatcacagaatttgtatccgcgggccccaaaacttacggctacaaactcaacaccggtaaaactgtcttaaaagttaaggggataacactaaatgttggtaactctcaatctattaatttcaacagtctgaaagatctagttctggactacccgcgcaattctgccgcagaaactcagaaacgtattgtcgtacagcaggcgtccattgtgagaaataaaaagtactgggatattgaaacaaggccattacgcaaaacacaaaagtgcgtttatacaaagcggcgactattagacgatttcacaacattaccttttgggtattagtcgagtattgtgatggatacgcgtctgcaacacccgttctcgtgcattctagcaggcccgtctaattctggaaagagctattttgtaaaacagctgctatataatattgaagctaatttttctcagaaacctgataatattgtatggttttattcgtgttggcaaaaactatatgatgaaatctctctctcttttccccacgccagatttgtggagggtctgccgaatacattcgtagatgacgaattattcccaccggagaaggtgaatttggcgattgttgatgatctcatggagagtgctagtgagaattgtgagatagaaaaagcctttaccaagtatgtgcaccacagaaatctcagcattttctacctggtgcaaaacatattttgtcagggcaagaaaagccgtacgataaatttaaacacaaagtacatggtgctttttaacaacccccgagataaattacaaattttaactctagctcgtcagatgtatcccggaaaaacacgttttttcctagaagcttttgaggatgccacgcgggagccttacgggtatttgcttgtagatttgagagctaatactcctgaggatctgcgtttaaggactgggttgtttccacccgcgctgcccgctgtctatgttcagaagaaaaaaacttctaaaaagtgaattttaccaggtatcagacattctacactgtggtcgttgtgatgtaaagatgtctgagaggctccggcgtaactgggctctcttaaaaaccctagtgaaagcaacccccgctgtcagaaagtctattttgcgcgatgcaagcaatgatttaattacagccataggcgagattgctttaaatatcttaaaaggcaggattccgctgaaagagcgccaaaaaggtatattaaagaagtggcgtaaagctataagaaccctgagcgacaggtctcagcccataaagaaaaagaagcgcctactaaaacaggccggcgggtttatcggtcctcttttagcttttgcaatcccaataataacaagcctgatcgccggaagataatggagcatacaacgaaaatgtatctagtacccaaacaggagctagacaaactaagacccggtactacagataacatacgcgacagtgttattcggcgccttgatggt
The Ranitomeya imitator isolate aRanImi1 chromosome 3, aRanImi1.pri, whole genome shotgun sequence genome window above contains:
- the LOC138671424 gene encoding uncharacterized protein, yielding MESQHFSAFSSQVADSVIDELIRTIPDNLDEFTRNTPDAVDEFISNYSDDFLNGFSVPTLECDTPGAEYSNTNAGVAAVWDLTQGIIDVDMFPEPTTTEHNQPPVEELMYQTPTPRNSPDSRAPKKQLGPGGKKGRACKLKPRRIFTKENIPELMESIAEAAEDATAIIHHTSLSPKRKVMRKTPPAPLQPLQITENGAAQAWPAIQTANGSVRAYPLSPICVVQDAGNPVPSDHREIPHSSTGQPSTIRVNDPAPLYPEVLEAPRKHKRKTKHVTESPTASCAVGATATMSREEYDREIDQLADDLWRVCRIHS